In Euphorbia lathyris chromosome 10, ddEupLath1.1, whole genome shotgun sequence, a single genomic region encodes these proteins:
- the LOC136209165 gene encoding uncharacterized protein, with product MAGAVNKQISPASACFNLPSGIFTTLLLIFAVGISAWGYQAIQPPSNKLPGSPGGPPITGSRIKLRDGRHLAYKERGVSKDVAKYKIIFLHPFSSCRHDSVVDNELSQELIEELGIYIINFNRPGHGESDPHPSRTLRSLTLDIEELADQLGLGSKFYLIGYSMGGVLTWSCLKYIPHRLAGVSLLAPVINHWWSGFPNNLSTEAFNKMLARDRWAFRVIRYTPWLAYWWSNQKWFPGSSAVANTHVLSQQDKELASRIDYSNLKHAVQQGEAESIFREAAIAFGKWEFDPMEIENPFPNGDAYVHIWQGDEDSIISVTLQ from the exons ATGGCAGGTGCAGTCAACAAGCAGATATCTCCAGCTTCAGCATGTTTCAATCTTCCTTCAG GAATCTTTACAACTTTATTATTGATTTTTGCTGTGGGGATTTCGGCATGGGGTTACCAAGCGATACAACCTCCCTCAAATAAGTTACCAGGCTCTCCAGGTGGGCCTCCAATTACAGGATCAAGAATAAAGCTCAGAGATGGGAGGCATTTGGCCTATAAAGAACGTGGTGTCTCAAAAGATGTAGCCAAATATAAAATCATCTTTCTCCACCCTTTTAGTTCTTGTAGGCACGATTCTGTTGTCGACAATGAACTTTCACAG GAACTTATTGAAGAATTAGGGATCTACATTATAAACTTTAATAGACCAGGTCATGGAGAGAGTGATCCTCATCCAAGTCGAACACTGAGAAGCTTGACTTTGGATATTGAAGAGCTTGCAGATCAATTGGGACTTGGATCTAAGTTCTACTTAATTGGGTATTCAATGGGTGGTGTATTGACTTGGAGCTGCCTTAAGTACATTCCTCATAG GTTAGCAGGGGTATCATTATTAGCTCCAGTTATTAACCATTGGTGGTCTGGGTTTCCTAATAATTTATCGACTGAAGCCTTCAACAAAATGTTGGCACGAGACCGATGGGCGTTTCGTGTTATCCGTTATACACCTTGGCTAGCATATTGGTGGAGTAACCAAAAGTGGTTCCCTGGTTCTTCTGCTGTAGCTAATACCCATGTTCTTTCCCAACAAGACAAAGAGCTTGCTTCCCGTATTGATTACTCAAATTTG AAACATGCAGTACAACAAGGAGAAGCTGAATCCATTTTTCGTGAAGCCGCAATTGCTTTTGGAAAATGGGAATTTGATCCAATGGAAATAGAGAATCCATTTCCAAATGGTGACGCTTATGTTCATATATGGCAAGGAGATGAAGATAGTATTATCTCTGTTACGTTGCAGTGA